One window of the Candidatus Rhabdochlamydia sp. T3358 genome contains the following:
- the rdgB gene encoding RdgB/HAM1 family non-canonical purine NTP pyrophosphatase gives MRLIIASKNVHKIREFRAMLKLFPKLDLLSLIDFPFYAPQEETGMSFTENSTAKAIHAAAQLNAWVIADDSGLVVPALNGEPGIFSHRYAGNKATDKQNRQKLLNSMQHLQDPLRHAYFECVISLASPEGLKKTTTGKVEGVILEKEKGSLGFGYDSIFMKHEYGKTFAQLEETIKNKISHRRKALDKLFPILESLV, from the coding sequence ATGCGTTTGATTATTGCCAGTAAGAATGTACATAAAATCAGAGAGTTTCGTGCTATGCTTAAACTATTTCCTAAATTGGATTTATTAAGCTTAATCGACTTTCCTTTTTATGCCCCTCAAGAAGAGACAGGAATGAGTTTTACAGAAAATTCTACTGCTAAAGCTATACATGCTGCTGCTCAATTGAATGCGTGGGTAATTGCCGATGATTCAGGGCTTGTCGTACCCGCTTTAAATGGGGAGCCTGGTATCTTTTCCCATCGTTACGCAGGAAATAAGGCAACCGATAAGCAAAATAGGCAAAAGCTGCTTAACTCCATGCAGCATTTACAAGACCCTTTGCGCCATGCCTATTTTGAATGTGTGATCTCTTTAGCCTCTCCAGAGGGCTTGAAAAAAACCACTACAGGAAAAGTAGAAGGGGTTATTTTAGAAAAAGAAAAAGGCAGTTTAGGTTTTGGCTATGATTCTATTTTCATGAAGCACGAATATGGAAAAACATTTGCTCAACTAGAAGAGACTATTAAAAACAAAATCTCTCATCGCAGAAAAGCACTAGATAAACTTTTTCCTATATTAGAATCTCTCGTTTAA